In a single window of the Frondihabitans peucedani genome:
- a CDS encoding NmrA family NAD(P)-binding protein translates to MTRTILLAGATGDLGQRVVRELLQHDVRLRVLTRQGSATATAVFGDDDRVEVVRASYSDHAALTRAAAGADVVVSTVSGIRPVIVDAQRALLRAAVAAGVPRFIPSDYSADYRSIAPGTNRNFELRREFAADVDAAPVQATSILNGMFTDLLTDQAPMILFDRRRVLFWSSADQILDFTTKDDVARVTARVALDDDATRVVEIAGSQVTAREVARTMTDLTGKPFKPQWAGTTGTLSAMSTVVRRLSQSGDETFPAWQGMQYFVSMFSGQAQLRHVDNDRYGPHAWTTVRDVLQEHLTPKKESPAAP, encoded by the coding sequence ATGACCCGCACCATCCTCCTCGCCGGCGCCACCGGCGATCTCGGCCAGCGCGTCGTCCGCGAGCTCCTGCAGCACGACGTCCGCCTCCGGGTCCTCACGCGGCAAGGCAGCGCGACGGCCACGGCGGTCTTCGGCGACGACGACCGAGTCGAGGTCGTGCGGGCCTCGTACTCCGACCACGCCGCGTTGACGAGAGCCGCTGCGGGCGCGGACGTCGTCGTGTCGACCGTCAGCGGAATCCGACCCGTGATCGTCGATGCACAGCGCGCCCTGTTGAGGGCGGCCGTCGCGGCAGGAGTGCCCCGGTTCATCCCGTCGGACTACTCGGCCGACTACCGCTCGATCGCCCCGGGCACCAACCGCAACTTCGAGCTCCGACGGGAGTTCGCCGCCGACGTCGACGCAGCTCCCGTCCAGGCGACCTCCATCCTCAACGGGATGTTCACCGACCTGCTCACCGACCAGGCGCCCATGATCCTGTTCGACCGTCGACGAGTCCTCTTCTGGTCGTCCGCCGACCAGATCCTCGACTTCACGACCAAAGACGACGTCGCCCGGGTCACTGCCCGTGTCGCGCTCGACGACGACGCTACCCGCGTCGTGGAGATCGCCGGCTCGCAGGTGACCGCCCGGGAAGTCGCCCGGACGATGACCGACCTCACCGGGAAACCGTTCAAGCCGCAGTGGGCCGGCACCACCGGGACGCTGTCCGCGATGAGCACGGTCGTCCGGCGCCTGTCCCAGAGCGGAGACGAGACGTTCCCGGCCTGGCAGGGCATGCAGTACTTCGTCAGCATGTTCAGCGGGCAGGCGCAGCTGCGGCACGTCGACAACGACCGCTACGGCCCGCACGCCTGGACCACGGTCCGAGACGTCCTGCAGGAGCACCTCACCCCGAAGAAGGAGTCACCGGCGGCTCCGTAG
- a CDS encoding MMPL family transporter, which yields MAGLLYRLGRFSARRRWTVIIAWVVIIALAGVGFSLFKGPVSSSISIPGTATEKVTDELAAKFPKASGGSGSLVFATTSGDAFTDAQEKGVSDLLDRIDGYSGVRATTDPFATQKQLDDQEQKVVDGRKQIADAKTKIAQAQAQLDAGKKQLDAGQAQLDAAKAQAEAAGQLAAAQAQLAAQQAQIDAQQKTIDQGQATIDANTKKLETQSTTLENGSKLLDLSSNIRFVSKDGSAAVGSVQFQKATIAVPQTLKTKVVDAADDSGISGVKVYVSNDIAQGVPSIVGPGEVIGLIVAAIVLLVMLGTIIGAGLPLLSAVVGLGASVLGAMAFSGLVEFNSVTTVLGIMLGLAVGIDYSLFILNRHRSQLKQGMGLHESIGLANGTSGNAVVFAGTTVIVALLALNITGIPFLGLMGTVGAVAVAVAILVAISFTPAMLSIVGMRILRKKERGSIGNTASTRVPNKPMSTLRAIITIVVGVAVLGTIALPAMQMRLGLPDGASEATDSSQYLAFKTVEKKFGAGQNGPLLVVADLPQKVSGDSLTEVEIAVGQKIRAQDHVSAVAPIGASTDGTVVAFQVIPTGGPSSVSTEDLVHALRDLPGVSTPSGKATLGVAGNASAQIDVSENLAKVLPLYLVVVVGLSLIILILVFRSFLVPLTATAGFVLSLLATFGGLTAIYQWGWLDAVFGVHDPGPILSFLPIIEVGVLFGLAMDYQLFLVSGMREAFAHGAPAKIAVQRGLRAGRPVVTAAAIIMMSVFAGFIFSESSTIRPIGFGLAFGVLVDAFVVRMLLIPAAMHLLGASAWWFPKWLDRILPDVDVEGAKLERHEPEGAAEHVHGAHAARTTA from the coding sequence ATGGCCGGTCTCCTCTACCGTCTCGGACGATTCTCGGCGCGCCGCCGATGGACCGTCATCATCGCCTGGGTGGTCATCATCGCCCTCGCCGGAGTCGGCTTCTCGCTCTTCAAGGGCCCCGTCTCGTCGTCGATCTCGATCCCGGGCACCGCGACCGAGAAGGTGACCGACGAGCTCGCCGCCAAGTTCCCGAAGGCGAGCGGCGGCTCCGGCAGCCTCGTCTTCGCGACGACCTCCGGCGACGCCTTCACGGACGCGCAGGAGAAGGGGGTCTCCGACCTCCTCGACCGGATCGACGGCTACTCGGGCGTCCGCGCGACGACCGACCCGTTCGCGACGCAGAAGCAGCTCGACGATCAGGAGCAGAAGGTCGTCGACGGCCGGAAGCAGATCGCCGACGCGAAGACGAAGATCGCGCAGGCGCAGGCGCAGCTCGACGCCGGAAAGAAGCAGCTCGACGCCGGCCAGGCGCAGCTGGACGCGGCGAAGGCCCAGGCCGAGGCCGCCGGTCAGCTCGCCGCGGCGCAGGCGCAGCTCGCGGCTCAGCAAGCCCAGATCGACGCCCAGCAGAAGACGATCGACCAGGGCCAGGCGACGATCGACGCCAACACGAAGAAGCTCGAGACGCAGAGCACGACCCTCGAGAACGGCTCGAAGCTCCTCGACCTGTCGTCGAACATCCGCTTCGTCTCGAAGGACGGCAGCGCGGCGGTCGGCAGCGTGCAGTTCCAGAAGGCCACCATCGCGGTGCCCCAGACCCTCAAGACGAAGGTCGTCGACGCGGCCGACGACTCCGGCATCTCGGGCGTGAAGGTCTACGTCTCGAACGACATCGCCCAGGGCGTCCCGAGCATCGTCGGCCCCGGCGAGGTGATCGGCCTCATCGTCGCCGCCATCGTCCTGCTCGTCATGCTCGGCACGATCATCGGCGCGGGGCTTCCGCTCCTGAGCGCCGTCGTCGGCCTCGGCGCCAGCGTCCTCGGAGCCATGGCGTTCTCCGGGCTCGTCGAGTTCAACTCCGTCACGACCGTCCTCGGCATCATGCTGGGGCTGGCGGTCGGGATCGACTACTCGCTCTTCATCCTGAACCGGCACCGGTCGCAGCTGAAGCAGGGCATGGGCCTCCACGAGTCGATCGGGCTCGCCAACGGCACCTCCGGCAACGCGGTCGTCTTCGCCGGCACCACCGTCATCGTGGCGCTCCTCGCGCTCAACATCACCGGCATCCCCTTCCTCGGCCTCATGGGCACGGTCGGAGCCGTGGCGGTGGCCGTCGCGATCCTGGTGGCCATCAGCTTCACGCCGGCGATGCTGTCGATCGTGGGCATGCGGATCCTGCGGAAGAAGGAGCGCGGCTCGATCGGCAACACGGCGTCGACCCGGGTGCCGAACAAGCCGATGTCGACTCTCCGCGCGATCATCACGATCGTCGTCGGCGTGGCCGTCCTCGGCACCATCGCCCTCCCCGCCATGCAGATGCGCCTCGGCCTCCCCGACGGCGCCTCGGAGGCGACCGACTCCAGCCAGTACCTCGCCTTCAAGACGGTCGAGAAGAAGTTCGGCGCCGGTCAGAACGGCCCGCTCCTGGTGGTGGCCGACCTGCCGCAGAAGGTGTCCGGCGACTCGCTGACGGAGGTCGAGATCGCTGTCGGGCAGAAGATCCGGGCGCAGGATCACGTCAGCGCCGTCGCCCCGATCGGCGCCTCGACCGACGGCACCGTCGTGGCCTTCCAGGTGATCCCGACCGGCGGCCCCTCGAGCGTCTCCACCGAGGACCTCGTCCACGCGCTCCGCGATCTGCCCGGCGTCTCGACGCCGAGCGGGAAGGCGACCCTCGGCGTGGCCGGCAACGCCAGCGCGCAGATCGACGTGTCCGAGAACCTCGCCAAGGTGCTGCCGCTCTACCTGGTGGTCGTCGTCGGCCTGTCGCTGATCATCCTGATCCTGGTGTTCCGGTCGTTCCTCGTGCCGCTCACCGCGACCGCGGGCTTCGTCCTGTCGCTCCTGGCGACGTTCGGCGGCCTGACCGCGATCTACCAGTGGGGCTGGCTCGACGCCGTCTTCGGCGTGCACGACCCGGGCCCGATCCTGAGCTTCCTGCCGATCATCGAGGTCGGCGTGCTGTTCGGGCTCGCGATGGACTACCAGCTCTTCCTGGTGTCGGGGATGCGCGAGGCCTTCGCCCACGGCGCGCCGGCGAAGATCGCCGTGCAGCGCGGTCTCCGCGCCGGGCGCCCCGTGGTGACGGCCGCCGCGATCATCATGATGAGCGTGTTCGCCGGCTTCATCTTCTCGGAGTCCTCGACCATCCGGCCGATCGGCTTCGGCCTGGCCTTCGGCGTGCTCGTCGACGCCTTCGTCGTCCGGATGCTGCTGATCCCCGCCGCGATGCACCTTCTCGGCGCGTCGGCCTGGTGGTTCCCGAAGTGGCTCGACCGCATCCTGCCCGACGTCGACGTGGAGGGCGCGAAGCTCGAGCGGCACGAGCCGGAGGGCGCCGCAGAGCACGTCCACGGCGCGCACGCCGCGCGGACGACCGCCTAG
- a CDS encoding glycoside hydrolase family 15 protein, with protein MTTQLESITVQGFHAPFERDGGYVPLRAYAGIGDGRTIALIADDGQIDWLPLPEMNTEPVIAGLVDASSGGRFELRPTADFEVERSYIEGSNVLTTRFRTETGTVEITDALVTGVAGRLPWAELVRRIVGLEGSVDLTWAVVPGNNFGTEPVTRVDTVHGPLLRAGDINLVLIGSDHGRTDPTEEGDGEVEGPLEFRGAFTTAEGSRHILCLCGTDDEPIHLPNADVVDQGIDRTVDNWELWSKNFHWDGPWSETVTRSMLALKLLIYSPTGAIAAAATAGLPEDRTGDKNWDYRYAWVRDLAYTVGALLDFGLREEPHAAVSWILNCLKEHGREMHIFFGLDGSLPDGTHETGSEGWRGIGPVYSGNPASDQLQLGVYADILAILSRYASGGNIIDASTDRLLCSFADDACRRWEEKDSGMWELKDLQHYTSSKMGCWQAIDSAVHLAEIGQLHPDPDDLEAWKRNKTLIEEWVSENAWSEERGAYLMHPGSDRLDASVLLHAPTGFDRGERMSRTIDAIRAELGRGSLLYRYSGMPDEESTFVACAFWCASALACVGRVDEAVEMMDDLVGQVNDVGMLAEMISEDGDFMGNLPQGLSHLALVNAAITISQLTEKD; from the coding sequence GTGACTACGCAACTCGAATCGATTACTGTGCAGGGCTTCCACGCCCCCTTCGAGCGGGACGGCGGCTACGTCCCGCTCCGCGCCTACGCCGGCATCGGCGACGGCCGGACGATCGCGCTCATCGCCGACGACGGCCAGATCGACTGGCTGCCGCTGCCCGAGATGAACACCGAGCCGGTCATCGCCGGCCTCGTCGACGCCTCGTCGGGCGGCCGATTCGAGCTGCGCCCGACCGCTGACTTCGAGGTCGAGCGGTCGTACATCGAGGGGTCGAACGTCCTGACCACCCGCTTCCGCACCGAGACCGGCACCGTCGAGATCACCGACGCGCTCGTCACGGGCGTCGCCGGCCGCCTCCCCTGGGCCGAGCTGGTGCGCAGGATCGTGGGGCTCGAGGGCTCTGTCGACCTGACCTGGGCCGTCGTGCCCGGCAACAACTTCGGCACCGAGCCGGTCACCCGGGTCGACACGGTCCACGGGCCGCTCCTCCGCGCCGGCGACATCAACCTGGTGCTGATCGGGTCCGACCACGGCCGGACCGACCCGACCGAGGAGGGCGACGGCGAGGTCGAAGGGCCGCTGGAGTTCCGCGGGGCGTTCACGACCGCAGAGGGATCCCGGCACATCCTCTGCCTCTGCGGCACCGACGACGAGCCGATCCACCTTCCCAACGCCGACGTCGTCGACCAGGGAATCGACCGCACGGTCGACAACTGGGAGCTGTGGTCGAAGAACTTCCACTGGGACGGCCCGTGGTCGGAGACCGTCACCCGGTCGATGCTCGCTCTCAAGCTCCTGATCTACAGCCCCACCGGCGCGATCGCGGCGGCGGCGACGGCCGGCCTCCCCGAAGACAGGACCGGCGACAAGAACTGGGACTACCGGTACGCGTGGGTGCGCGACCTCGCCTACACGGTCGGCGCCCTGCTCGACTTCGGCCTCCGCGAGGAGCCGCACGCCGCCGTGTCGTGGATCCTGAACTGCCTCAAGGAGCACGGCCGCGAGATGCACATCTTCTTCGGCCTCGACGGCTCGCTGCCGGACGGCACCCACGAGACCGGCTCCGAGGGCTGGCGCGGGATCGGGCCGGTGTACTCCGGCAACCCGGCCTCCGACCAGCTGCAGCTCGGCGTCTACGCCGACATCCTGGCGATCCTGAGCCGCTACGCGTCCGGCGGCAACATCATCGACGCCTCGACCGACCGGCTGCTCTGCTCGTTCGCCGACGACGCGTGCCGGCGCTGGGAGGAGAAGGACAGCGGGATGTGGGAGCTGAAGGACCTCCAGCACTACACCTCGAGCAAGATGGGCTGCTGGCAGGCGATCGACTCCGCCGTGCACCTCGCGGAGATCGGGCAGCTCCACCCGGACCCCGACGACCTCGAGGCCTGGAAGCGCAACAAGACGCTCATCGAGGAGTGGGTCTCCGAGAACGCCTGGTCGGAGGAGCGGGGCGCGTACCTCATGCACCCGGGGTCCGACCGGCTCGACGCGTCCGTGCTGCTGCACGCGCCCACCGGCTTCGACCGCGGCGAGCGCATGTCGCGCACGATCGACGCCATCCGCGCCGAGCTCGGCCGCGGCTCCCTCCTCTACCGCTACAGCGGCATGCCCGACGAGGAGAGCACGTTCGTGGCCTGCGCCTTCTGGTGCGCGTCCGCGCTCGCCTGCGTCGGCCGGGTCGACGAGGCCGTCGAGATGATGGACGACCTGGTCGGGCAGGTGAACGACGTGGGCATGCTGGCGGAGATGATCTCCGAGGACGGCGACTTCATGGGCAACCTGCCGCAGGGCCTCAGCCACCTCGCCCTGGTCAACGCCGCGATCACGATCTCGCAGCTGACGGAGAAGGACTGA
- a CDS encoding TetR family transcriptional regulator produces the protein MRWEPGTPERLQAAALDLFESRGFDETTAADIAAAVGVTERTFFRHFVDKREVLFGGREFFEGAFLRGVADAPADAGALDIMTLAIEGAAEFFPDERREHSRKRQRIIVRHPALQERELLKMAGLSKTLAAALRDRGIADPQATLAAHSGTTVFSVSFQTWVGEGETRGFLEIEGDVLRELTSMAASGPRRPWEGYTTDPSPRSPG, from the coding sequence ATGCGCTGGGAACCCGGGACGCCCGAGAGGCTGCAGGCCGCCGCCCTCGACCTCTTCGAGAGCCGCGGCTTCGACGAGACGACCGCCGCTGACATCGCCGCCGCGGTCGGCGTCACCGAGCGCACCTTCTTCCGGCACTTCGTCGACAAGCGCGAGGTGCTCTTCGGCGGTCGCGAGTTCTTCGAGGGGGCGTTCCTGCGAGGCGTGGCGGACGCTCCGGCCGACGCCGGCGCGCTCGACATCATGACTCTCGCGATCGAGGGCGCCGCCGAGTTCTTCCCGGACGAGCGGCGCGAGCACTCCCGGAAGCGCCAGCGGATCATCGTCCGGCACCCGGCCCTGCAGGAGCGCGAGCTGCTGAAGATGGCCGGTCTCTCGAAGACGCTGGCGGCGGCCCTCCGCGACCGCGGGATCGCCGATCCGCAGGCGACGCTGGCCGCTCACAGCGGCACCACCGTCTTCAGCGTCTCGTTCCAGACCTGGGTCGGCGAGGGCGAGACGCGCGGGTTCCTCGAGATCGAGGGGGACGTCCTCCGCGAGCTCACCTCGATGGCCGCATCCGGCCCACGTAGGCCGTGGGAGGGGTACACGACTGACCCGTCGCCGAGAAGCCCGGGGTAA
- a CDS encoding SMP-30/gluconolactonase/LRE family protein, with protein MTDVQLFTDARAILAESPVWDDDAQELVWCDITAGLLHRISADGSADRAVAVPPPLASIQPQRGGGFVAALGDSVVSLDGEGRITGEVARIRHSDPGIRFNEGKCDPFGAFVVGGMDFVSHEPDAGLYRIAPDGEMTVLAGGFGTANGIEFAVDGSAIWVTDTAVSTIFRAPWNAEGTLGELVPWTSGGPHDGLVQDERGEFWSALYGEGVVVHLGATGEELERIAFPVKNVTGVTIGGPDGSTLFVCSARENATEEDLEEHPLSGGIFTCALDRKGLPPRLFG; from the coding sequence ATGACCGACGTTCAGCTGTTCACCGATGCCCGCGCCATCCTCGCCGAGTCTCCCGTCTGGGACGACGACGCGCAGGAGCTCGTCTGGTGCGACATCACCGCAGGCCTCCTCCACCGGATCTCGGCCGACGGATCCGCCGATCGGGCGGTCGCCGTGCCCCCGCCGCTGGCGTCGATCCAGCCCCAGCGCGGCGGCGGATTCGTCGCGGCGCTCGGCGACTCCGTGGTGTCGCTCGACGGCGAGGGCAGGATCACGGGGGAGGTCGCCCGGATCCGGCACTCCGACCCCGGCATCCGCTTCAACGAGGGCAAGTGCGACCCGTTCGGCGCCTTCGTCGTCGGCGGCATGGACTTCGTGTCGCACGAGCCCGACGCGGGTCTCTACCGCATCGCGCCGGACGGAGAGATGACCGTGCTGGCGGGCGGCTTCGGCACGGCCAACGGCATCGAGTTCGCCGTCGACGGCAGCGCGATCTGGGTCACCGACACGGCGGTCTCGACGATCTTCCGGGCGCCCTGGAACGCGGAGGGCACCCTGGGCGAGCTCGTGCCGTGGACGAGCGGCGGGCCGCACGACGGCCTCGTGCAGGATGAACGGGGCGAGTTCTGGAGCGCCCTCTACGGCGAGGGGGTCGTCGTGCACCTCGGAGCGACCGGCGAGGAGCTCGAGCGGATCGCGTTCCCGGTGAAGAACGTCACCGGCGTGACGATCGGGGGCCCAGACGGGTCGACGCTGTTCGTCTGCTCGGCCCGCGAGAACGCGACCGAGGAGGACCTCGAGGAGCACCCGCTCTCGGGCGGCATCTTCACCTGCGCCCTCGACCGGAAGGGCCTCCCGCCGCGCCTGTTCGGCTGA
- a CDS encoding TetR/AcrR family transcriptional regulator produces MLQTATPDRRAALKAKHRQAILDAAQELVDEHDGRTFSVEELAERADVARRTVFNHFASIDEILLSLCAHALEVLIDDFVGVVAAAPLGDGSRSSMFDEIAQSLRSADLPGAIAMIARILGEPDDIDDPRGRALSDEAFARAADRLQTEVKGRHPDADSLEIAFLVGALMSGVIVIARHWILETGVRLDDEGRAAWQALLSRLIDSVRSGYDAAP; encoded by the coding sequence GTGCTCCAGACCGCGACCCCCGACCGCCGCGCCGCCCTCAAGGCGAAGCACCGCCAGGCGATCCTGGATGCGGCACAGGAGCTGGTCGACGAGCACGACGGGCGCACCTTCAGCGTCGAGGAGCTCGCCGAGCGCGCGGACGTCGCCCGCCGCACGGTCTTCAACCACTTCGCCTCCATCGACGAGATCCTCCTCTCGCTCTGCGCCCACGCGCTCGAGGTCCTGATCGACGACTTCGTGGGCGTCGTCGCGGCGGCCCCGCTCGGCGACGGCAGCCGGTCGTCGATGTTCGACGAGATCGCGCAGAGCCTCCGGTCGGCCGATCTGCCGGGCGCCATCGCGATGATCGCCAGGATCCTCGGCGAGCCCGACGACATCGACGACCCCCGAGGCCGGGCGCTCAGCGACGAGGCCTTCGCGCGCGCCGCCGACCGGCTCCAGACCGAGGTGAAGGGCCGTCACCCCGACGCCGACTCGCTCGAGATCGCGTTCCTGGTCGGTGCCCTCATGAGCGGCGTCATCGTCATCGCCAGGCACTGGATCCTCGAGACGGGCGTGCGTCTCGACGACGAGGGCCGTGCCGCCTGGCAGGCCCTCCTCTCGCGGCTGATCGACAGCGTCCGAAGCGGCTACGACGCCGCCCCCTGA
- a CDS encoding DUF7218 family protein, with protein sequence MAAKATKAEKDNPALKDPDLYAELKADGNSSEKAARISNAAAKKGSSRSEIGRKGGESGSYDDWTVADLRKRAKELGLTGYSGKKKADLVKALRDR encoded by the coding sequence ATGGCAGCGAAAGCGACGAAGGCCGAGAAAGACAACCCGGCTCTCAAAGACCCCGACCTCTACGCCGAGCTGAAGGCCGACGGCAACTCGTCCGAGAAGGCGGCCAGGATCTCGAACGCGGCCGCGAAGAAGGGCAGCAGCCGGTCCGAGATCGGCCGGAAGGGCGGCGAGAGCGGCTCGTACGACGACTGGACCGTCGCAGATCTGCGGAAGCGCGCCAAGGAGCTCGGCCTCACGGGCTACTCCGGCAAGAAGAAGGCCGACCTGGTGAAGGCGCTCCGTGACCGCTGA
- a CDS encoding Ku protein — protein sequence MRSIWRGAITFGLVNVPVKVYSATEDHDISLHQVHDKDGGRIRYQRRCEVCGKVVDYEHIDKAYDDGDRTVVLTADDLKSLPEEKSREIDVLEFVPSDQLDPIMFDRSYFLEPDGSSPKAYVLLRRTLEETDRTAIVHFSLRQKTRLGALRVRGKVLMLQSLLWDDEVREADFPALSKSTRISDKELDLSASLVDNLSDDFEPADFSDDYQRELQQLIDAKLKEGESIDTEATFGESEEDDEKDDDGGEVIDLMSALRASVEKNRSKAGAAKKSHSAAKSKPTKSTPKAG from the coding sequence ATGCGATCGATTTGGAGAGGCGCCATCACCTTCGGCCTGGTCAACGTGCCGGTGAAGGTCTACAGCGCGACGGAAGACCACGACATCTCGCTGCACCAGGTGCACGACAAGGACGGCGGCAGGATCCGCTACCAGCGGCGGTGCGAGGTGTGCGGCAAGGTCGTCGACTACGAGCACATCGACAAGGCCTACGACGACGGCGACCGCACGGTGGTGCTGACCGCCGACGACCTCAAGTCGCTGCCCGAGGAGAAGAGTCGCGAGATCGACGTCCTCGAGTTCGTCCCGAGCGACCAGCTCGATCCGATCATGTTCGACCGCTCGTACTTCCTGGAGCCCGACGGGTCGTCGCCCAAGGCGTACGTCCTGCTCCGCCGCACCCTCGAGGAGACCGACCGCACGGCGATCGTCCACTTCTCGCTGCGGCAGAAGACGCGCCTCGGCGCCCTCCGCGTCCGCGGCAAGGTCCTGATGCTGCAGTCGCTCCTCTGGGACGACGAGGTCCGGGAGGCCGACTTCCCCGCCCTCAGCAAGAGCACCCGGATCAGCGACAAGGAGCTCGACCTCTCGGCCAGCCTCGTCGACAACCTCTCGGACGACTTCGAGCCGGCGGACTTCAGCGACGACTACCAGCGCGAGCTGCAGCAGCTGATCGACGCCAAGCTGAAGGAGGGCGAGTCGATCGACACCGAGGCCACCTTCGGCGAGTCGGAGGAGGACGACGAGAAGGACGACGACGGCGGCGAGGTCATCGACCTGATGTCGGCGCTGCGGGCGAGCGTCGAGAAGAACCGCTCGAAGGCGGGCGCCGCGAAGAAGTCGCACTCGGCCGCGAAGTCCAAGCCGACGAAGTCGACTCCCAAGGCCGGCTGA
- a CDS encoding SDR family oxidoreductase, with the protein MRVFITGASGWIGSAAVTELLAAGHDVTGLARSDSSAAALEARGVTVRRGDLDDLDSLRAGSEEADAVLHLANKHDWSDPQASNLAERNAVETIGTALAGSGRPFLLASGTAIVAPGAMLTEADASPAHGLDSARGGSENRSLEFVDQQVATVSLRFAPTVHGVGDHGFIAILSGVARRTGVSAYVGDGSNRWPAVHISDAGRLVALALEKAEPGRILHAVAEEGVATREIAEAIGRSVGVPTRSIDAADAVGHFGFLGGFFSMDIAASSEATRSFLGWTPTGPTLVEDLDAGAYAATSHSSSPRAARRRHLL; encoded by the coding sequence ATGCGCGTCTTCATCACCGGAGCCTCCGGCTGGATCGGCTCCGCCGCCGTCACCGAGCTCCTCGCCGCCGGGCACGACGTCACCGGCCTCGCTCGCTCCGACTCGTCGGCCGCCGCCCTCGAGGCCCGCGGCGTCACCGTCCGGCGGGGCGACCTCGACGACCTCGACAGCCTCCGCGCAGGATCGGAGGAGGCCGACGCGGTCCTGCATCTCGCCAACAAGCACGACTGGTCAGACCCCCAGGCGTCGAACCTCGCCGAGCGGAACGCCGTCGAGACGATCGGGACGGCGCTCGCCGGATCGGGCCGCCCGTTCCTCCTCGCCTCGGGGACCGCGATCGTGGCGCCCGGCGCGATGCTGACGGAGGCCGACGCGTCGCCCGCGCACGGGCTCGACTCCGCCCGGGGCGGCAGCGAGAACCGCTCCCTCGAGTTCGTCGACCAGCAGGTCGCGACGGTCAGCCTCCGCTTCGCCCCGACCGTCCACGGCGTCGGCGATCACGGCTTCATCGCGATCCTGAGCGGCGTCGCACGGCGCACCGGGGTCTCGGCGTACGTCGGCGACGGCTCGAACCGCTGGCCCGCGGTGCACATCTCGGATGCCGGCCGCCTCGTCGCCCTGGCGCTCGAGAAGGCCGAGCCGGGGAGGATCCTGCACGCCGTCGCCGAGGAGGGCGTCGCCACCCGCGAGATCGCCGAGGCCATCGGCCGGAGCGTGGGCGTTCCGACGAGGTCCATCGACGCTGCCGACGCGGTCGGCCACTTCGGCTTCCTCGGCGGCTTCTTCTCGATGGACATCGCCGCCTCGAGCGAGGCGACGCGTTCGTTCCTCGGCTGGACGCCGACCGGCCCCACCCTCGTGGAGGACCTCGACGCCGGTGCCTACGCCGCGACGTCGCACTCGTCGTCGCCTCGGGCTGCCCGTCGGCGACATCTGCTCTGA
- a CDS encoding SDR family NAD(P)-dependent oxidoreductase, protein MDLGISGKKALVTGADSGIGWHTARQLLSEGVTVVISDRDQEKLDAAAAALGASDGRLFAFAADIRSTDDLAALHGRVAEAVGEIDILVQSAGITGAQGLFHEIDDEGWTSTLETDLLGPVRLVREFLPDLRSGGWGRLVLVASEDALQPYDDELPYCAAKAGVMSFAKGLSRSYATEGLLVNTVGPAFINTPMTDAMMTKRSEQRGSSFDEAIDSFLEEERPYMELKRRGEPDEVASVITFLCSEAASFVNGSNYRVDSGSVATI, encoded by the coding sequence GTGGATCTCGGCATCTCAGGCAAGAAGGCCCTCGTCACCGGAGCCGACTCCGGCATCGGCTGGCACACCGCCAGGCAGCTCCTCTCGGAGGGCGTGACCGTCGTCATCAGCGATCGCGACCAGGAGAAGCTCGACGCTGCAGCCGCGGCGCTCGGCGCGAGCGACGGCCGCCTGTTCGCCTTCGCCGCCGACATCCGGAGCACGGACGACCTCGCGGCCCTGCACGGGCGGGTCGCCGAGGCGGTCGGCGAGATCGACATCCTGGTGCAGTCGGCCGGGATCACGGGCGCGCAGGGACTCTTCCACGAGATCGACGACGAGGGCTGGACCTCGACCCTCGAGACCGACCTGCTCGGGCCGGTCCGCCTCGTCCGCGAGTTCCTCCCCGACCTCCGCTCCGGCGGCTGGGGCCGCCTGGTGCTCGTCGCCTCGGAGGACGCGCTGCAGCCCTACGACGACGAGCTGCCCTACTGCGCCGCCAAGGCCGGGGTGATGTCGTTCGCCAAGGGCCTCTCGCGCTCCTACGCGACCGAGGGCCTCCTCGTGAACACCGTCGGGCCGGCCTTCATCAACACGCCGATGACCGACGCGATGATGACGAAGCGCTCCGAGCAGCGAGGCTCGTCGTTCGACGAGGCCATCGACTCGTTCCTCGAGGAGGAGCGGCCGTACATGGAGCTGAAGCGCCGCGGCGAGCCCGACGAGGTCGCGAGCGTCATCACGTTCCTCTGCTCCGAGGCCGCCAGCTTCGTCAACGGCAGCAACTACCGGGTCGACTCCGGCTCGGTCGCGACGATCTGA